A single Ischnura elegans chromosome 13 unlocalized genomic scaffold, ioIscEleg1.1 SUPER_13_unloc_4, whole genome shotgun sequence DNA region contains:
- the LOC124173118 gene encoding gastrula zinc finger protein XlCGF8.2DB-like produces the protein MVADLDWTLVGAKEEPSPEENDHHTLSEDGDPFESSTTALESAFGVPAAEEMPEQTTSTSYLLAEGNIRNHSIDECIGKTYSCSTCSKSFSRNDVLYAHARTHTGERPYSCNVCEKSFSDKSNLVRHVNTHTGEKPHSCRICNKSFTRKSTLRRHIRIHTGEKPYICKMCSKSFTSRDKLVIHTRTHTGERPFSCNECEKSFSIKSDLVRHIRTHTGDKPYSCSICSKCFTQSDHLKSHLRTHTGEKPFICNLCSKAFARKSQLTSHIQRHSGEKPYSCSICCEHFTKRCSLDSHMRLHTTERGLK, from the exons atggtggcagacctggactggacgctggtcggggcaaaggaggaaccatctccTGAGGAGAATGACCAT CATACTTTAAGTGAGGATGGGGATCCATTTGAGAGTTCAACTACTGCCCTTGAgtctgcatttg ggGTTCCGGCTGCCGAAGAAATGCCCGAGCAAACtacatcaacttcatatctgcttgcagaaggaaatataaggaatcattcaattgatgaatgcattgggaaaacgtattcttgtagcacttgCAGCAAGTCCTTCTCTAGGAATGACGTTCTCTACGCTCACGCACGTACCCACACAGGAGAAAGGCCTTATTCATGcaacgtgtgtgaaaagtctttctcggataagagtaacttagttagacatgtaaatacgcacacgggagagaaaccccACTCATGCAGAATCTGCAATAAATCTTTTACTCGGAAGAGTACTCTCAGACGCCACATACGAAttcacacgggagagaagccctATATCTGCAAAATGTGCAGCAAGTCCTTCACCAGTAGGGACAAACTTGTTATCCACACACGCACCCACACGGGAGAGAGGCCTTTTTCttgcaatgagtgtgaaaagtctttctcgattaagagcgacttagttagacatattcgtacgcatacgggggataaaccgtattcttgtagcatttgcagcaagtgtttcactcagagTGATCATCTCAAGAGTCACTTGCGaacacacacaggagagaagccttttatatgcAACCTGTGCAGCAAGGCCTTTGCTAGGAAAAGTCAGCTCACCTCACACATTCAAAGAcactcgggagagaagccttattcttgtagcatttgttGCGAGCATTTCACAAAGAGATGTTCTCTCGACTCTCACATGCGTTTGCATACGACAGAGAGAGGCCTTAAATAA
- the LOC124173113 gene encoding zinc finger protein 2 homolog, whose protein sequence is MKNWKNVELFLLISQHLAEFHMMDKQASKISGGRVKMGEVRGGNGCDAPIIPNALKMIRITRKTSCAEPVMGNKDEFSNCEAINAVKGQMSNETSYNCYHCTGGFSTKGDLKKHIETHFGASNIAVDDESSMVLGITGPNSKRQGLRRKGNGSLKEVSGGTLEKGNDRKGRRFAAGADTCVESDSLNSSSCTRDIKKGKCSSARGRPYSCSVCYKCFTKSSTLKNHMRVHTGEKNYSCSVCNKSFSVRSNLTKHMRTHTAEKPYTCSICNKSFSLSCNLNTHIRTHTGERSYSCKICCKSFSRSDVLTKHMRIHTGDKPYSCSVCNKSFSVRSNLSTHMGTHTGERSYSCEICCKSFSRSDSLAEHIRIHTGDKPYSCSVCSRSFFQRSNLNKHMATHTGDKPYSCSVCNKSFSQRSNLSTHKRIHTGEKNYSCSVCNKSFSLSCNLSTHMRTHTAEKPYTCSICNKSFSLSCNLNTHIRTHTGERSYSCKICCKSFSRSDVLTKHMRIHTGDKPYSCSVCNKSFSVRSNLSTHMRTHTGERSYSCEICCKSFSRSDSLAEHIRVHTGDKPYSCSVCNKSFPQRSKLNKHMGTHKSGA, encoded by the coding sequence ATGAAGAATTGGAAAAATGTGGAGCTGTTCTTGCTGATAAGTCAACATCTTGCTGAATTCCATATGATGGACAAGCAGGCATCGAAAATCAGTGGAGGCAGAGTCAAAATGGGTGAGGTGAGGGGTGGAAATGGTTGTGATGCACCAATTATCCCTAATGCCCTCAAGATGATCAGAATTACTAGAAAGACGAGTTGCGCAGAGCCAGTCATGGGGAACAAAGATGAGTTCAGTAATTGTGAGGCGATAAATGCTGTAAAGGGACAAATGTCAAACGAAACTTCATATAATTGCTACCACTGCACAGGTGGATTCAGCACCAAAGGTGATCTTAAAAAACACATTGAAACTCATTTTGGTGCCAGCAATATAGCCGTGGATGATGAATCATCCATGGTGCTAGGTATAACAGGGCCAAACAGTAAAAGACAAGGGCTGAGGCGAAAAGGAAATGGTTCTCTAAAGGAAGTATCCGGAGGGACTCTGGAGAAAGGAAACGATAGAAAAGGGAGACGGTTTGCTGCAGGAGCTGACACATGTGTAGAAAGTGATTCCTTAAATTCCTCCTCTTGCACTAGAGACATCAAAAAGGGAAAGTGTTCAAGCGCAAGAGGGaggccttattcctgtagtgtgtgCTATAAGTGTTTCACTAAATCTTCTACTCTCAAGAATCACatgcgtgtacacacaggagagaagaattattcctgtagtgtctgcaataagtcattctctgtGAGGAGCAACCTCACCAAACACATGCGTACCCACACGGCAGAAAAACCTTATACATGCAGCatctgcaataagtctttctctctgaGTTGTAACCTCAACACCCATATCCGTACTCACACAGGAGAGAGgtcttattcatgtaaaatatgctgtaaatcattcagtcgcagTGATGTCCTTACCAAGCACATGCGTATACACACGGGGGAtaagccttattcctgtagtgtctgcaataagtcattctctgtGAGGAGCAACCTCAGCACACACATGGgtacccacacaggagagaggtcttattcatgtgaaatatgctgtaaatcattcagtcgcagTGATTCCCTTGCCGAGCACATCCGTATTCACACTGGGGAtaagccttattcctgtagtgtctgcagtAGGTCTTTCTTTCAAAGGAGCAACCTCAACAAGCATATGGCTACACACACTGGGGATAAGCCTTATTCCTGTAGcgtctgcaataagtcattctctcagaGGAGCAACCTCAGCACACACAAGCGtatacacacaggggagaagaaTTATTCCTGTAGcgtctgcaataagtcattctctctgAGTTGCAACCTCAGCACACACATGCGTACCCACACGGCAGAGAAACCTTATACATGCAGCatctgcaataagtctttctctctgaGTTGTAACCTCAACACCCATATCCGTACTCACACAGGAGAGAGgtcttattcatgtaaaatatgctgtaaatcattcagtcgcagTGATGTCCTTACCAAGCACATGCGTATACACACGGGGGAtaagccttattcctgtagtgtctgcaataagtcattctctgtGAGGAGCAACCTCAGCACACACATGcgtacccacacaggagagaggtcttattcatgtgaaatatgctgtaaatcattcagtcgcagTGATTCCCTGGCCGAGCACATCCGTGTTCACACTGGGGAtaagccttattcctgtagtgtctgcaataagtctttcCCTCAGAGGAGCAAACTCAACAAGCATATGGGTACACACAAGAGTGGGGCCTGA